One region of Sphingomonas kaistensis genomic DNA includes:
- a CDS encoding serine hydrolase, with the protein MTGVLSLGLPASGWVRPTSRPRIAALLAIDLPSGFNGVLAYARGGRIEALRPVGVADIERGLPITAATTFRWGSATKWLASVAALRLAERGKLRLDAPIVDYLPAFRRDTGSRVTVRHLLSNTSGVPDLLSRRLGAEPELRTSTATAAQIVARFGGGDLMFEPGKGWDYAALNWVMLVAILETVGRTDFATLLGSLVLRPVGMTGARLAQIGQAELPTLAVAYDAATPPRRKVSPAPAFIAASGNIAGTATDAVRAAHGIFHGRLLQPQSRRLLTHVNWSAEDYALGGRVRALGGEPWAWEAGKMGGYRALIAHRLKESETIVLFATGDQEQSVLSGWAERIILS; encoded by the coding sequence ACTTGCCTTCCGGCTTTAATGGCGTCCTCGCCTATGCCCGGGGCGGGCGGATCGAGGCGCTTCGACCCGTGGGTGTGGCCGATATCGAACGCGGTCTCCCCATCACGGCGGCGACGACGTTTCGCTGGGGATCGGCAACCAAATGGCTGGCGAGCGTCGCCGCGCTGCGTCTGGCGGAGAGGGGAAAGCTTCGGCTCGACGCTCCGATCGTCGACTATCTTCCCGCTTTCCGCCGCGACACAGGCAGTCGCGTAACGGTCCGGCACCTGCTTTCGAATACCAGCGGCGTCCCCGACCTGTTGAGCCGCCGGCTGGGAGCCGAGCCCGAGCTTCGCACATCGACCGCGACGGCCGCGCAAATCGTCGCGCGTTTCGGCGGCGGAGACCTGATGTTCGAGCCGGGCAAGGGCTGGGACTATGCGGCCCTCAACTGGGTCATGCTGGTCGCCATCCTGGAAACGGTCGGGCGGACCGACTTTGCGACCTTGCTTGGTTCGCTGGTGCTCCGGCCGGTCGGCATGACCGGAGCCCGGCTGGCGCAAATCGGACAAGCCGAGCTCCCGACCCTGGCGGTCGCCTATGATGCCGCGACCCCGCCGCGCCGAAAGGTATCGCCCGCGCCTGCTTTCATCGCCGCGAGCGGCAACATCGCCGGAACCGCCACCGATGCGGTTCGGGCGGCGCACGGGATCTTCCATGGCCGGCTGCTGCAGCCCCAGTCGCGGCGCCTCCTCACCCACGTCAACTGGTCGGCCGAAGACTATGCCCTTGGCGGACGCGTTCGCGCCCTCGGCGGTGAGCCCTGGGCATGGGAAGCCGGCAAGATGGGCGGATATCGCGCGCTCATCGCGCATCGCTTGAAGGAGAGCGAGACGATCGTCTTGTTCGCGACCGGCGATCAGGAGCAATCGGTGCTTTCCGGCTGGGCCGAGCGCATCATCCTGAGCTGA